Proteins encoded together in one Glandiceps talaboti chromosome 11, keGlaTala1.1, whole genome shotgun sequence window:
- the LOC144442052 gene encoding uncharacterized protein LOC144442052: MLPEVQKNIERDKKTCTIQTLLIFILACLILCIAFMTWSVFRSVDQSYTDVEFEELHAEMLLLKEQIQALVQENEEKSSTNHLMKRRQTRTSNSRSPNCSSGRDGRDGLQGSPGSQGVQGPRGEIGNPGAPGVNGISGSPGDSSCRGSNDDESQGSSSDHNHGTTGSVYIRWGRDDCAGTAELVYKGFIGGAHYTHSGSGSNYQCLPESPIYDAPVSGSQSSESGLLYGGEYQTNLFPKFASLYQHDPVCAVCRVRTRGSVLMVPARNVCPSNEWTREYYGYLMSEKHSHKRTEYICVDRNPEARSGSVSNDNGALLFPVEGRCGTLPCGPYINYYELTCAVCTI; this comes from the exons ATGCTTCCTGAAGTTCAGAAGAATATCGAACGGGACAAGaaaacatgtactattcagacgCTACTGATTTTCATCTTAGCATGTCTGATACTTTGTATCGCCTTCATGACATGGTCAGTCTTCAGAAGTGTTGACCAATCGTACACTGATGTAGAATTTGAAGAATTGCATGCAGAGATGCTATTACTTAAG GAACAAATACAAGCCTTGGTACAAgagaatgaagaaaaatcaaGTACCAACCACCTGATGAAGCGTCGCCAGACAAGGACCTCCAATTCACGGTCTCCAAATT GCTCATCTGGTAGGGATGGTAGAGATGGACTTCAAGGATCTCCTGGCTCCCAAGGTGTACAAGGACCTCGTGGTGAAATTGGCAATCCTGGAGCGCCTGGGGTTAATGGAATATCTGGCTCAC CTGGTGATAGCTCTTGTAGGGGATCGAATGATGACGAGAGTCAAGGCTCATCTAGTGATCACAATCATGGTACTACTGGTAGTGTGTACATTCGTTGGGGACGGGATGACTGTGCAGGCACTGCTGAACTCGTTTATAAGG GATTCATAGGTGGAGCACATTATACTCACAGTGGTAGTGGTTCTAACTATCAATGTCTACCAGAAAGCCCTATATACGATGCACCTGTAAGTGGCAGCCAGTCAAGTGAAAGTGGTTTACTATATGGAGGAGAATACCAAACCAACttatttccaaaatttgcctCACTCTATCAACATGATCCTGTCTGTGCTGTGTGCAGAGTACGTACACGTGGGAGTGTACTGATGGTTCCTGCACGGAATGTCTGTCCTTCAAATGAGTGGACCAGGGAATACTATGGTTATCTGATGTCAGAAAAGCATTCACACAAGCGTACCGAATACATCTGCGTTGATAGAAATCCAGAGGCCCGTTCAGGTTCTGTTAGCAACGATAATGGGGCACTGTTGTTTCCTGTTGAAGGACGCTGTGGTACTCTGCCCTGTGGTCCgtatataaattattatgaaCTGACATGTGCCGTCTGTACcatatga